A region from the Drosophila takahashii strain IR98-3 E-12201 chromosome 2L, DtakHiC1v2, whole genome shotgun sequence genome encodes:
- the LOC108063674 gene encoding UPF0585 protein CG18661 isoform X2 yields MSSASKITHSSADRNSQPISEALLAQVDRSTPNLQLLEIASGSGQHVGFLAPLMPNIIFQPTEAQRGHFSSICAYAEDCPTKNIRAPFYVDISWDLTDWEEPPEPASYDYMFNSNMMHITPWICSIGLFRAAGQLLKMGGKMFTYGPYAENRILGPKSNWDFDIMLRQRDPDWGVRDIIDLKVVATDNGMQLEKITEMPSNNKLLTWLKL; encoded by the coding sequence TTCCGCCTCCAAGATAACTCACTCTTCGGCGGATCGAAACTCCCAGCCGATTTCGGAGGCTCTACTCGCGCAAGTGGACAGGAGCACCCCAAATTTGCAGTTGCTGGAAATTGCCTCGGGATCGGGACAACATGTGGGATTCCTGGCTCCCCTGATGCCCAACATCATCTTCCAGCCGACGGAGGCCCAAAGGGGTCACTTCTCATCGATTTGCGCCTACGCTGAGGATTGTCCCACCAAGAATATTCGAGCACCCTTCTATGTGGACATCTCCTGGGATCTCACGGATTGGGAGGAGCCTCCAGAGCCGGCCAGCTACGACTATATGTTTAACTCCAACATGATGCACATCACGCCGTGGATCTGCTCCATTGGACTCTTCCGGGCGGCCGGGCAGCTTCTAAAGATGGGCGGCAAGATGTTCACCTACGGTCCGTATGCAGAGAACCGCATCCTGGGGCCCAAGAGCAATTGGGACTTTGACATTATGCTTCGGCAGAGAGATCCCGACTGGGGCGTTCGCGACATAATCGATCTGAAGGTTGTGGCTACCGATAATGGAATGCAGCTGGAGAAGATCACGGAGATGCCGTCGAACAACAAGCTTCTCACCTGGCTTAAACTATAA
- the LOC108063674 gene encoding UPF0585 protein CG18661 isoform X1, with protein sequence MSLTKRLVHIFPRCSSASKITHSSADRNSQPISEALLAQVDRSTPNLQLLEIASGSGQHVGFLAPLMPNIIFQPTEAQRGHFSSICAYAEDCPTKNIRAPFYVDISWDLTDWEEPPEPASYDYMFNSNMMHITPWICSIGLFRAAGQLLKMGGKMFTYGPYAENRILGPKSNWDFDIMLRQRDPDWGVRDIIDLKVVATDNGMQLEKITEMPSNNKLLTWLKL encoded by the coding sequence CCTGACAAAGCGACTTGTGCACATTTTCCCCCGTTGCAGTTCCGCCTCCAAGATAACTCACTCTTCGGCGGATCGAAACTCCCAGCCGATTTCGGAGGCTCTACTCGCGCAAGTGGACAGGAGCACCCCAAATTTGCAGTTGCTGGAAATTGCCTCGGGATCGGGACAACATGTGGGATTCCTGGCTCCCCTGATGCCCAACATCATCTTCCAGCCGACGGAGGCCCAAAGGGGTCACTTCTCATCGATTTGCGCCTACGCTGAGGATTGTCCCACCAAGAATATTCGAGCACCCTTCTATGTGGACATCTCCTGGGATCTCACGGATTGGGAGGAGCCTCCAGAGCCGGCCAGCTACGACTATATGTTTAACTCCAACATGATGCACATCACGCCGTGGATCTGCTCCATTGGACTCTTCCGGGCGGCCGGGCAGCTTCTAAAGATGGGCGGCAAGATGTTCACCTACGGTCCGTATGCAGAGAACCGCATCCTGGGGCCCAAGAGCAATTGGGACTTTGACATTATGCTTCGGCAGAGAGATCCCGACTGGGGCGTTCGCGACATAATCGATCTGAAGGTTGTGGCTACCGATAATGGAATGCAGCTGGAGAAGATCACGGAGATGCCGTCGAACAACAAGCTTCTCACCTGGCTTAAACTATAA